The Hemibagrus wyckioides isolate EC202008001 linkage group LG25, SWU_Hwy_1.0, whole genome shotgun sequence genome has a segment encoding these proteins:
- the LOC131345756 gene encoding 26S proteasome regulatory subunit 4-like: MGQNQSGGHGAGGGKKDDKDKKKKYEPPIPTRVGKKKKRTKGPDAASKLPLVTPHTQCRLKLLKQERIKDYLLMEEEFIRNQEQMKPLEEKQEEERSKVDDLRGTPMSVGNLEEIIDDNHAIVSTSVGSEHYVSILSFVDKDLLEPGCSVLLNHKVHAVIGVLMDDTDPLVTVMKVEKAPQETYADIGGLDTQIQEIKESVELPLTHPEYYEEMGIKPPKGVILYGPPGTGKTLLAKAVANQTSATFLRVVGSELIQKYLGDGPKLVRELFRVAEEHAPSIVFIDEIDAIGTKRYDSNSGGEREIQRTMLELLNQLDGFDSRGDVKVIMATNRIETLDPALIRPGRIDRKIEFPLPDEKTKKRIFQIHTSRMTLADDVTLDDLILAKDDLSGADIKAICTEAGLMALRERRMKVTNEDFKKSKENVLYKKQEGTPEGLYL, encoded by the exons ATG GGACAGAATCAGAGTGGAGGtcatggagcaggtggagggaAGAAGGATGACAAG gataagaagaagaaatacgAGCCGCCGATCCCCACACGAGTcggcaagaagaaaaaaaggaccAAGGGACCGGACGCAGCCAGCAAACTGCCCTTAg TGACTCCACACACTCAGTGCAGGCTGAAGCTGTTGAAGCAGGAGCGTATTAAAGATTATCTGCTGATGGAGGAGGAGTTCATCAGGAATCAGGAGCAGATGAAACCACTGGAGGAGAAACAGGAG gaggAGAGATCAAAGGTTGATGATCTGAGAGGAACTCCGATGTCTGTGGGGAATCTGGAGGAGATTATAGATGATAATCACGCCATCGTGTCCACCTCAGTGGGGTCAGAGCACTATGTCAGTATCCTGTCCTTCGTGGATAAAGACCTGCTGGAGCCGGGCTGCTCCGTCCTGCTCAACCACAAG gTCCATGCAGTGATTGGTGTGCTGATGGATGACACTGATCCTTTGGTGACGGTGATGAAGGTGGAGAAAGCTCCACAGGAGACGTACGCTGATATCGGAGGACTGGACACTCAGATCCAGGAGATCAag GAGTCAGTGGAGCTGCCTCTCACACACCCGGAGTATTATGAGGAGATGGGCATTAAACCTCCTAAAGGAGTCATTCTTTATGGACCTCCAGGAACCG GTAAAACCCTTCTGGCCAAAGCGGTAGCCAATCAGACGTCAGCGACGTTCCTGCGTGTGGTGGGTTCCGAGCTGATCCAGAAGTACCTGGGAGACGGGCCCAAGCTGGTGCGCGAGCTCTTCCGGGTGGCCGAGGAACACGCCCCCTCCATCGTCTTCATTGACGAGATCGACGCCATCGGGACCAAGAG GTACGACTCTAACTCCGGTGGAGAGCGTGAGATCCAGAGGACGATGCTggagcttctcaatcagctggaCGGGTTCGACTCGCGCGGAGACGTGAAAGTCATCATGGCTACAAACCGCATCGAAACACTGGACCCTGCGCTCATCAGACCAG GTCGGATCGATCGTAAGATTGAGTTTCCTCTCCCGGACGAGAAAACCAAGAAAAGAATCTTCCAGATTCACACAAGCAGGATGACCCTGGCTGATGATGTCACTCTCGATGACCTCATACTGGCCAAAGACGACCTCTCTGGAGCCGAtatcaag